Proteins encoded within one genomic window of Oncorhynchus tshawytscha isolate Ot180627B unplaced genomic scaffold, Otsh_v2.0 Un_contig_2462_pilon_pilon, whole genome shotgun sequence:
- the LOC112240355 gene encoding NLR family CARD domain-containing protein 3 isoform X4: MSLSGENEEAGPPSSICEETEEEATASRMSPSRSEGEMSLKMSFPTEQNTDREHKRIKTDRPVSPAPSGVSMKSDQSMGIPIFFKEGALSAGQRCYCSLCSFIPSSISEENDQSMDHQPRVPTDDKVYPTEVQQKTKSYLRNRTYSLFEGIEDAGKTTPLNNIYTELYITQGGSGEVNYEHEVRQIETACRFPVEQETSIQLNDIFKPLPGQDKPIRTVLTRGVAGIGKTVSVLKFMLDWAEGKANQDIQIIFPLPFRDLNLMRDKNQSLIELLHHSFIETKVSEISENKNIVFVFDGLDECRLPLDFQNNKICCDVTESTSVDVLLTNLIKGNLLPSAHIWITTRPAAANQIPPECVNQLTEVRGFNDLQKEEYFRKRISEEDLASRIISHIKMSRSLHIMCHIPVFCWISATVLERLLTETESREIPKNLTQMYAHLMIFQSKLRSQKYPVKPSNDFYWDKEMILSLGKLAFQQLEKGHLIFYEDDLRECDIDIKDASVYSGVCTQIFREESGLNQMKVYCFVHLSIQEFLAALYVFLMFTNNNNNLMAKERSLRKKNSLYEDAVDKALQFENGHLDLFLRFLLGLSLEFNQHLLQGLLTATGSSSQSNKETVKYIKEKIRKNLPLQRCINLFHCLNELNDHSLVDEIQSYLRSGSLSKSKLSSGQWSALVFMLLTSEKLDVFDLKKYIRSDAALLKLLPVVRSSRTALLNECKLTKKSFEALASVLKSNSCCLRVLDMSGNKLQDSGVKLLSAGLEDPHCKLETLKLSGCSITEEGCASLASALRSNPSHLKELDLSGNTPGDSGVKLLSSVREDPLYTLERLRLND, from the exons atgagtctctctggggagaatgAGGAGGCTGGCCCTCCCTCTAGTATCTGTGAAGAGACTGAAGAGGAAGCCACTGCTTCTAGAATGAGTCCCTCACGGAGTGAGGGAGAAATGTCCCTTAAAATGAGTTTtcctacagaacagaacactgaCAGGGAACATAAGAG GAtcaagacagacagaccagtctcACCTGCACCTAGTGGTGTCTCCATGAAGAGTGACCAGTCCATGGGAATTCCTATTTTCTTCAAGGAGGGAGCATTATCCGCTGGGCAAAG ATGTTATTGCTCTCTGTGCTCATTTATACCCAGCAGTATCTCTGAGGAGAATGACCAGTCAATGGATCACCAACCCAGAGTCCCTACAGATGACAAAGT gtaCCCAACAGAAGTCCAGCAGAAAACAAAATCCTACTTGAGGAATAGGACATATTCTTTATTTGAGGGCATTGAAGATGCAGGAAAAACGACACCTCTTAACAACatctacacagagctctacatcacACAAGGTGGAAGTGGAGAGGTTAATTATGAACATGAGGTAAGACAGATTGAGACAGCATGCAGGTTTCCAGTAGAACAAGAGACATCAATCCAACTCAATGACATCTTCAAACCCTTACCTGGACAAGACAAGCCTATCAGAACAGTGCTGACAAGGGGAGTTGCTGGCATTGGAAAAACAGTGTCTGTGCTGAAGTTCATGTTGGACTGGGCTGAAGGAAAAGCAAATCAAGACATCCAGATCATCTTTCCACTTCCTTTTCGGGATCTGAACTTGATGAGAGATAAAAATCAAAGTCTGATAGAACTACTTCATCACTCCTTTATAGAAACAAAAGTATCAGAAATCTcagaaaacaaaaatattgtGTTTGTTTTTGATGGTCTGGATGAATGTCGCCTTCCTCTGGACTTCCAGAATAATAAgatctgctgtgatgtcacagagtcaACTTCAGTGGATGTGTTGCTAACAAACCTCATAAAAGGgaatctgcttccctctgctcaCATTTGGATAACCACCCGACCTGCAGCAGCCAATCAGATCCCTCCTGAGTGTGTTAACCAGTTGACAGAGGTACGAGGGTTCAATGACCTACAGAAGGAGGAATACTTCAGGAAGAGAATCTCTGAGGAGGACTTGGCCAGCAGAATCATCTCACACATAAAGATGTCAAGGAGCCTCCACATCATGTGCCACATTCCCGTCTTCTGTTGGATTTCAGCCACTGTCCTAGAGAGACTATTGACTGAAACAGAGAGTCGAGAGATCCCCAAGAATCTGACTCAAATGTACGCTCACCTCATGATCTTCCAGTCAAAACTGAGGAGTCAGAAATATCCTGTAAAGCCTTCCAACGATTTTTACTGGGATAAAGAGATGATTTTGTCACTGGGAAAACTGGCTTTTCAACAGCTAGAAAAAGGTCATCTGATATTCTATGAGGACGACCTGAGAGAGTGTGACATTGACATCAAGGATGCGTCTGTGTACTCTGGAGTGTGCACTCAGATCTTCAGAGAAGAGTCTGGGCTTAACCAGATGAAGGTGTACTGCTTCGTACATCTGAGTATCCAGGAGTTTCTGGCTGCACTATATGTGTTCCTCATGTtcactaacaacaacaacaatctgATGGCTAAAGAGAGATCCCTCCGCAAAAAAAACAGTCTATATGAAGATGCAGTGGACAAGGCCTTGCAGTTTGAAAATGGCCATCTGGACCTTTTCCTCCGTTTCCTTCTAGGCCTTTCACTTGAGTTCAATCAGCATCTCCTACAAGGCCTACTGACAGCAACAGGAAGCAGCTCACAGAGCAACAAGGAAACAGTCAAGTACATCAAGGAGAAGATCAGGAAGAACCTCCCTCTGCAGAGGTGCATcaatctgttccactgtctgaatgaactgaatgatCATTCTCTAGTGGATGAGATCCAAAGCTACCTGAGATCAGGAAGTCTCTCAAAATCTAAACTCTCATCTGGACAGTGGTCAGCTCTGGTCTTCATGTTGCTGACCTCCGAGAAGCTGGATGTGTTTGACCTGAAGAAATACATCAGATCAGATGCGGCTCTTCTCAAACTTCTCCCAGTTGTCAGGTCCTCTAGAACAGCCCT GCTGAACGAATGTAAACTCACCAAGAAAAGCTTTGAGGCACTGGCTTCTGTTCTCAAATCAAACTCATGCTGTCTGAGAGTGCTGGACATGAGTGGCAATAAACTccaggattcaggagtgaagctgctctctgctggactggaggatccacactgtaaactggagacatTGAA GCTGTCAGGCTGCAGcatcacagaggaaggctgtgcttctcttgcttcagctctgaggtcaaacccctcccACCTGAAGGAGCTGGACCTGAGTGGAAATACTCCAGGAGACTCTGGAGTAAAGCTGCTCTCTTCTGTACGAGAGGATCCCCTCTATACACTGGAGAGACTGCG GTTAAATGATTGA
- the LOC112240355 gene encoding NLR family CARD domain-containing protein 3 isoform X6, which translates to MKSDQSMGIPIFFKEGALSAGQSSISEENDQSMDHQPRVPTDDKVYPTEVQQKTKSYLRNRTYSLFEGIEDAGKTTPLNNIYTELYITQGGSGEVNYEHEVRQIETACRFPVEQETSIQLNDIFKPLPGQDKPIRTVLTRGVAGIGKTVSVLKFMLDWAEGKANQDIQIIFPLPFRDLNLMRDKNQSLIELLHHSFIETKVSEISENKNIVFVFDGLDECRLPLDFQNNKICCDVTESTSVDVLLTNLIKGNLLPSAHIWITTRPAAANQIPPECVNQLTEVRGFNDLQKEEYFRKRISEEDLASRIISHIKMSRSLHIMCHIPVFCWISATVLERLLTETESREIPKNLTQMYAHLMIFQSKLRSQKYPVKPSNDFYWDKEMILSLGKLAFQQLEKGHLIFYEDDLRECDIDIKDASVYSGVCTQIFREESGLNQMKVYCFVHLSIQEFLAALYVFLMFTNNNNNLMAKERSLRKKNSLYEDAVDKALQFENGHLDLFLRFLLGLSLEFNQHLLQGLLTATGSSSQSNKETVKYIKEKIRKNLPLQRCINLFHCLNELNDHSLVDEIQSYLRSGSLSKSKLSSGQWSALVFMLLTSEKLDVFDLKKYIRSDAALLKLLPVVRSSRTALLNECKLTKKSFEALASVLKSNSCCLRVLDMSGNKLQDSGVKLLSAGLEDPHCKLETLKLNDCNLTEKSCEVMASTLSSNTSSLRELDLGGNELQDSGVRFICAGLENPQCKLETLRLSGCSITEEGCASLASALRSNPSHLKELDLSGNTPGDSGVKLLSSVREDPLYTLERLRLND; encoded by the exons ATGAAGAGTGACCAGTCCATGGGAATTCCTATTTTCTTCAAGGAGGGAGCATTATCCGCTGGGCAAAG CAGTATCTCTGAGGAGAATGACCAGTCAATGGATCACCAACCCAGAGTCCCTACAGATGACAAAGT gtaCCCAACAGAAGTCCAGCAGAAAACAAAATCCTACTTGAGGAATAGGACATATTCTTTATTTGAGGGCATTGAAGATGCAGGAAAAACGACACCTCTTAACAACatctacacagagctctacatcacACAAGGTGGAAGTGGAGAGGTTAATTATGAACATGAGGTAAGACAGATTGAGACAGCATGCAGGTTTCCAGTAGAACAAGAGACATCAATCCAACTCAATGACATCTTCAAACCCTTACCTGGACAAGACAAGCCTATCAGAACAGTGCTGACAAGGGGAGTTGCTGGCATTGGAAAAACAGTGTCTGTGCTGAAGTTCATGTTGGACTGGGCTGAAGGAAAAGCAAATCAAGACATCCAGATCATCTTTCCACTTCCTTTTCGGGATCTGAACTTGATGAGAGATAAAAATCAAAGTCTGATAGAACTACTTCATCACTCCTTTATAGAAACAAAAGTATCAGAAATCTcagaaaacaaaaatattgtGTTTGTTTTTGATGGTCTGGATGAATGTCGCCTTCCTCTGGACTTCCAGAATAATAAgatctgctgtgatgtcacagagtcaACTTCAGTGGATGTGTTGCTAACAAACCTCATAAAAGGgaatctgcttccctctgctcaCATTTGGATAACCACCCGACCTGCAGCAGCCAATCAGATCCCTCCTGAGTGTGTTAACCAGTTGACAGAGGTACGAGGGTTCAATGACCTACAGAAGGAGGAATACTTCAGGAAGAGAATCTCTGAGGAGGACTTGGCCAGCAGAATCATCTCACACATAAAGATGTCAAGGAGCCTCCACATCATGTGCCACATTCCCGTCTTCTGTTGGATTTCAGCCACTGTCCTAGAGAGACTATTGACTGAAACAGAGAGTCGAGAGATCCCCAAGAATCTGACTCAAATGTACGCTCACCTCATGATCTTCCAGTCAAAACTGAGGAGTCAGAAATATCCTGTAAAGCCTTCCAACGATTTTTACTGGGATAAAGAGATGATTTTGTCACTGGGAAAACTGGCTTTTCAACAGCTAGAAAAAGGTCATCTGATATTCTATGAGGACGACCTGAGAGAGTGTGACATTGACATCAAGGATGCGTCTGTGTACTCTGGAGTGTGCACTCAGATCTTCAGAGAAGAGTCTGGGCTTAACCAGATGAAGGTGTACTGCTTCGTACATCTGAGTATCCAGGAGTTTCTGGCTGCACTATATGTGTTCCTCATGTtcactaacaacaacaacaatctgATGGCTAAAGAGAGATCCCTCCGCAAAAAAAACAGTCTATATGAAGATGCAGTGGACAAGGCCTTGCAGTTTGAAAATGGCCATCTGGACCTTTTCCTCCGTTTCCTTCTAGGCCTTTCACTTGAGTTCAATCAGCATCTCCTACAAGGCCTACTGACAGCAACAGGAAGCAGCTCACAGAGCAACAAGGAAACAGTCAAGTACATCAAGGAGAAGATCAGGAAGAACCTCCCTCTGCAGAGGTGCATcaatctgttccactgtctgaatgaactgaatgatCATTCTCTAGTGGATGAGATCCAAAGCTACCTGAGATCAGGAAGTCTCTCAAAATCTAAACTCTCATCTGGACAGTGGTCAGCTCTGGTCTTCATGTTGCTGACCTCCGAGAAGCTGGATGTGTTTGACCTGAAGAAATACATCAGATCAGATGCGGCTCTTCTCAAACTTCTCCCAGTTGTCAGGTCCTCTAGAACAGCCCT GCTGAACGAATGTAAACTCACCAAGAAAAGCTTTGAGGCACTGGCTTCTGTTCTCAAATCAAACTCATGCTGTCTGAGAGTGCTGGACATGAGTGGCAATAAACTccaggattcaggagtgaagctgctctctgctggactggaggatccacactgtaaactggagacatTGAA GTTGAATGATTGCAACCTAACTGAGAAATCCTGTGAGGTGATGGCTTCAACTCTCAGCTCAAACACCTCAAGTTTGAGAGAGCTAGACCTGGGAGGAAATGAACTCCAGGATTCAGGAGTGAGATTCATCTGTGCTGGACTTGAGAATCCACAATGTAAATTGGAGACACTGAG GCTGTCAGGCTGCAGcatcacagaggaaggctgtgcttctcttgcttcagctctgaggtcaaacccctcccACCTGAAGGAGCTGGACCTGAGTGGAAATACTCCAGGAGACTCTGGAGTAAAGCTGCTCTCTTCTGTACGAGAGGATCCCCTCTATACACTGGAGAGACTGCG GTTAAATGATTGA
- the LOC112240355 gene encoding NLR family CARD domain-containing protein 3 isoform X1: MSLSGENEEAGPPSSICEETEEEATASRMSPSRSEGEMSLKMSFPTEQNTDREHKRIKTDRPVSPAPSGVSMKSDQSMGIPIFFKEGALSAGQRCYCSLCSFIPSSISEENDQSMDHQPRVPTDDKVYPTEVQQKTKSYLRNRTYSLFEGIEDAGKTTPLNNIYTELYITQGGSGEVNYEHEVRQIETACRFPVEQETSIQLNDIFKPLPGQDKPIRTVLTRGVAGIGKTVSVLKFMLDWAEGKANQDIQIIFPLPFRDLNLMRDKNQSLIELLHHSFIETKVSEISENKNIVFVFDGLDECRLPLDFQNNKICCDVTESTSVDVLLTNLIKGNLLPSAHIWITTRPAAANQIPPECVNQLTEVRGFNDLQKEEYFRKRISEEDLASRIISHIKMSRSLHIMCHIPVFCWISATVLERLLTETESREIPKNLTQMYAHLMIFQSKLRSQKYPVKPSNDFYWDKEMILSLGKLAFQQLEKGHLIFYEDDLRECDIDIKDASVYSGVCTQIFREESGLNQMKVYCFVHLSIQEFLAALYVFLMFTNNNNNLMAKERSLRKKNSLYEDAVDKALQFENGHLDLFLRFLLGLSLEFNQHLLQGLLTATGSSSQSNKETVKYIKEKIRKNLPLQRCINLFHCLNELNDHSLVDEIQSYLRSGSLSKSKLSSGQWSALVFMLLTSEKLDVFDLKKYIRSDAALLKLLPVVRSSRTALLNECKLTKKSFEALASVLKSNSCCLRVLDMSGNKLQDSGVKLLSAGLEDPHCKLETLKLNDCNLTEKSCEVMASTLSSNTSSLRELDLGGNELQDSGVRFICAGLENPQCKLETLRLSGCSITEEGCASLASALRSNPSHLKELDLSGNTPGDSGVKLLSSVREDPLYTLERLRLND; this comes from the exons atgagtctctctggggagaatgAGGAGGCTGGCCCTCCCTCTAGTATCTGTGAAGAGACTGAAGAGGAAGCCACTGCTTCTAGAATGAGTCCCTCACGGAGTGAGGGAGAAATGTCCCTTAAAATGAGTTTtcctacagaacagaacactgaCAGGGAACATAAGAG GAtcaagacagacagaccagtctcACCTGCACCTAGTGGTGTCTCCATGAAGAGTGACCAGTCCATGGGAATTCCTATTTTCTTCAAGGAGGGAGCATTATCCGCTGGGCAAAG ATGTTATTGCTCTCTGTGCTCATTTATACCCAGCAGTATCTCTGAGGAGAATGACCAGTCAATGGATCACCAACCCAGAGTCCCTACAGATGACAAAGT gtaCCCAACAGAAGTCCAGCAGAAAACAAAATCCTACTTGAGGAATAGGACATATTCTTTATTTGAGGGCATTGAAGATGCAGGAAAAACGACACCTCTTAACAACatctacacagagctctacatcacACAAGGTGGAAGTGGAGAGGTTAATTATGAACATGAGGTAAGACAGATTGAGACAGCATGCAGGTTTCCAGTAGAACAAGAGACATCAATCCAACTCAATGACATCTTCAAACCCTTACCTGGACAAGACAAGCCTATCAGAACAGTGCTGACAAGGGGAGTTGCTGGCATTGGAAAAACAGTGTCTGTGCTGAAGTTCATGTTGGACTGGGCTGAAGGAAAAGCAAATCAAGACATCCAGATCATCTTTCCACTTCCTTTTCGGGATCTGAACTTGATGAGAGATAAAAATCAAAGTCTGATAGAACTACTTCATCACTCCTTTATAGAAACAAAAGTATCAGAAATCTcagaaaacaaaaatattgtGTTTGTTTTTGATGGTCTGGATGAATGTCGCCTTCCTCTGGACTTCCAGAATAATAAgatctgctgtgatgtcacagagtcaACTTCAGTGGATGTGTTGCTAACAAACCTCATAAAAGGgaatctgcttccctctgctcaCATTTGGATAACCACCCGACCTGCAGCAGCCAATCAGATCCCTCCTGAGTGTGTTAACCAGTTGACAGAGGTACGAGGGTTCAATGACCTACAGAAGGAGGAATACTTCAGGAAGAGAATCTCTGAGGAGGACTTGGCCAGCAGAATCATCTCACACATAAAGATGTCAAGGAGCCTCCACATCATGTGCCACATTCCCGTCTTCTGTTGGATTTCAGCCACTGTCCTAGAGAGACTATTGACTGAAACAGAGAGTCGAGAGATCCCCAAGAATCTGACTCAAATGTACGCTCACCTCATGATCTTCCAGTCAAAACTGAGGAGTCAGAAATATCCTGTAAAGCCTTCCAACGATTTTTACTGGGATAAAGAGATGATTTTGTCACTGGGAAAACTGGCTTTTCAACAGCTAGAAAAAGGTCATCTGATATTCTATGAGGACGACCTGAGAGAGTGTGACATTGACATCAAGGATGCGTCTGTGTACTCTGGAGTGTGCACTCAGATCTTCAGAGAAGAGTCTGGGCTTAACCAGATGAAGGTGTACTGCTTCGTACATCTGAGTATCCAGGAGTTTCTGGCTGCACTATATGTGTTCCTCATGTtcactaacaacaacaacaatctgATGGCTAAAGAGAGATCCCTCCGCAAAAAAAACAGTCTATATGAAGATGCAGTGGACAAGGCCTTGCAGTTTGAAAATGGCCATCTGGACCTTTTCCTCCGTTTCCTTCTAGGCCTTTCACTTGAGTTCAATCAGCATCTCCTACAAGGCCTACTGACAGCAACAGGAAGCAGCTCACAGAGCAACAAGGAAACAGTCAAGTACATCAAGGAGAAGATCAGGAAGAACCTCCCTCTGCAGAGGTGCATcaatctgttccactgtctgaatgaactgaatgatCATTCTCTAGTGGATGAGATCCAAAGCTACCTGAGATCAGGAAGTCTCTCAAAATCTAAACTCTCATCTGGACAGTGGTCAGCTCTGGTCTTCATGTTGCTGACCTCCGAGAAGCTGGATGTGTTTGACCTGAAGAAATACATCAGATCAGATGCGGCTCTTCTCAAACTTCTCCCAGTTGTCAGGTCCTCTAGAACAGCCCT GCTGAACGAATGTAAACTCACCAAGAAAAGCTTTGAGGCACTGGCTTCTGTTCTCAAATCAAACTCATGCTGTCTGAGAGTGCTGGACATGAGTGGCAATAAACTccaggattcaggagtgaagctgctctctgctggactggaggatccacactgtaaactggagacatTGAA GTTGAATGATTGCAACCTAACTGAGAAATCCTGTGAGGTGATGGCTTCAACTCTCAGCTCAAACACCTCAAGTTTGAGAGAGCTAGACCTGGGAGGAAATGAACTCCAGGATTCAGGAGTGAGATTCATCTGTGCTGGACTTGAGAATCCACAATGTAAATTGGAGACACTGAG GCTGTCAGGCTGCAGcatcacagaggaaggctgtgcttctcttgcttcagctctgaggtcaaacccctcccACCTGAAGGAGCTGGACCTGAGTGGAAATACTCCAGGAGACTCTGGAGTAAAGCTGCTCTCTTCTGTACGAGAGGATCCCCTCTATACACTGGAGAGACTGCG GTTAAATGATTGA